A window of Podarcis muralis chromosome 10, rPodMur119.hap1.1, whole genome shotgun sequence genomic DNA:
ccaccagatgtcaaagagaacaacaactaccagacatttagaagacatctgaaggcagccctttttagggaagcttttaatgtttgatgtattacagtattttaatggttttctggaagctgcccagagtggctggggaagcccagccagatgggcagggtatacataataaattatcatcattattattattatttcataaaaattgagAACATGGGTAGGAAGAGGGGGAATGTAGGAGATGTTGAAATAATAGAAGGGGCTAATGGTGATTGATTTGttcttttccctttgttctcttccttagAATCCAAAAAGGACTTGCTCTCTGCCCACTCTGAAGAAGGTGTTACAGAAGAACGTCAGAATTCCGGGGGACGGAGAACCTTTCATTTCATTAGGAATAGACATTGAAATGTGCGAAATGTGGAATATGCTTcactgaatgagcacacatagCTCACATCAACTAACtcacaggagagaaaccttttaaagatttgaagtgtggaaagagtttcactgaTAGTGAAAAACCTAGAATACATCAGTGGACTCCCATGGGTAAGAAAGGATTCAAAtgcagggagtgtgggaagagcttcagtcagaatggaaaccttaaattacaccaaaagactcacacaggggagaaaccatatgaatgtatggagtgtgggaagaacttcagtcagagggCACACCTTAAGTtacatgcacagacacacaaagaggagaaaccttttaaatgtatggagtgtggaaagagtttccgtCGAAGAGatacacttagaatacatcaacaaactcacacaggggagaaaccatttaaatgtgtggagtgtggaaagagcttcagttccaATACAacccttagatcacatcaacggactcacacaggggagaaaccatatgaatgtatggagtgtgggaagagcttcagttatGATGCAgtccttagatcacatcaacggactcacacaggggagaaaccatatgaatgtatggagtgtggaaagaccttcagtcggattggaaaccttagaatacatcaacgtacacatacaggggagaaaccgtttaaatgcatggagtgtggaaagagctttagtgatagtggaacccttagaatacatcaacggacgcatacaggggagaaaccatttaaatgcatggcttgtggaaagagctttagtgatagtggaagccttagaaaacatcaaaatattcacacaggagagaaaccatttaaatgtatggagtgtggaaagagcttcagtttcagttcaaaccttagacaacatcaactgactcacacaggggagaaaccatttaaatgcatggagtgtggaaagagctttagtcaaaaTGCGCACCTAACTTTACACAATCAaactcacacaggtgagaaaccatttagatgtatggagtgtggaaagagcttcattcagattggaaaccttagaatacatcaacggactcatacaggggaaaaaccatatacatgtatggagtgtggaaagagcttcagtcacgaTGCaggccttagatcacatcaacggactcacacaggggagaaaccatttaaatgcatggtgtgtggaACAAGCTTTAGTTATGGTGgaagccttagatcacatcaacggactcacacaggagagaaaccatttaaatgtatggagtgtggaaagagctttagttacGATGCAggccttagacaacatcaacgtactcacacaggagagaaaccatttaaatgtatggagtgtggaaagagcttcagtttcaattcaaaccttagacaacatcaactgactcacacaggggagaaaccatttaaatgcatggagtgtggaaagagttttagtgatagtggaagccttagaacacatcaacgaactcacacaggggagaaaccatttaaatgtatggagtgtggaaagagcttcattcagattggaaaccttagaatacatcaacggactcatacaggggagaaaccatttaaatgtatggagtgcggaaagagcttcattcggattggacaccttagaatacatcaacggactcatacagggcagaaaccatataaatgtatcgagtgtggaaagaacttcagtcagagtgcacaccttagacaacatcaacggactcacacaggagagaaaccttttaaatgtatggagtgtggaaagaacttcagtcagaatggaaatcTTAGAACACATCAGCAGACACACAGGgcagaaaatgtttaaatgtatggactgtggaaggagcttcagtcagagtggaagccttgatttatgtcaacaaactcacacaaaagacaaaccatataaatatcaggaaagtaggtagaggttcagtcctagtggaaTCCTACATCTACAGACTcatggacaggaagaactttaacagttgacaccctacaaacccatcaaccctcaaagaggagaagctgtttaaagggaaagattgcagaaagtgctttagttataatggagtgtttaaggaacatctaagagccagtgtggtgtagtgtattAAGAGTGgttctcatggaactttggagtgtcaggcatagccctattggctttagcccaaacgtagcagagttttcctgcacagcgaggaagctagttgcggcggtaatgacaagtcagctagactcagaataactatttacaggatttattaaaaggaaaaataaaaccagcagagtttctgcatacaagtaaaagtaaaataaaccctctctttctctctctcaaaaccatacacagcacttctactcctaacaacacctcacaaactgagctagcaatcccttgataacagagcagagtgctggtcattaaccaatcagagtgagtagtttctaggtcaagcagacctgggctttctgccaagagtaaattgacaccaccttgagttaattgtgagaagccagaatctgcaagtttcccacgagaaccaattaacagaaactgaaactgaaactgaacaccccctcacagattctgctgaacaattaacaccaaatacacctatgtagaagatcatttttccagcaaacctaaacccttgcacattcgcttgttctttacctttgccaatggtttagttaacacatctgctacattttcttcacttgatacataagtacaggtgattatattgtcttgtacacagcaacgtacattttggtattttacagagatatgtttggaacgtgatttgaaaccctctgttttacttaatgttatacaagcttgattatcaatgtaaacttgtactggttctccacaatttacatttaaatctgttaacaaatgcttgaaataaatcacctcgttgcacaattcactcaatgcggcgtactctgattccgttgaagacacacttacaacgtcttgcttgcgtgaccgccagctgattaaagctccaccgaccattatgactagtcctgtgacagattttctatccggcaaatttccccagtcactatcacagaagcaactcaacatttcatcctctgaagaatttaattgtaacatatagccaattgtctgtttgagatacctcagaacttgttttacccctttccaggcatttagtgtaggttttgagaccaatctacttaatatgcctactgcatagctaatatcaggtctggaccactgtgctagatacaataaacttccaattacagagtgatatacatcaggatgttcaaattcaggactctcatctatatgaagtgtttttatgaaacctggatccataggcaccactgcccctttgcaatcctgcatcctgtatgtagtcagtagttgtttaactttgttctgctgactaattaggcagctgccatcttgggcccagcacacttccaaccctagatatgtcctaaccgggcctaagtctcgtCATTTTGAACTTACtagacaattgcttggcaaaccttttagtttgtttatctgttttgcaggcatacaatacATCATCTACATagatcagacaaaactcttgattactgcctgtaccacgtacataaacacaattgtcagctgtactctgcttgaaaccaaatgacactaaggcctcatggaaacatttgttccaagatcttgcagcctgtttgagaccatatagagctttgtttaattttaacactctattggaacctgtctcataaccaggcggttcggcaagatacaggtcttctgatattgatgcatgtaaatatgcagtttggatgtcaaaatggtttaacaggagttttctctttgctccaagcgttaaaatcagccttacactgtctcccttagcagtaggggaaaaagtctcgtcataatcttttccaggcctctgagagtatccttgagccactaaacgagctttgtatttgtactctcctgtcaccagaggtttaagtttgtacacccacctgcagcctacaatctttgccccctcaggcgctgctactggtgtaaaaaccttgtgctcattcagagaggacatctcttcctccattgcctgtttccagcgctctgcctcctcttttggtaactttaacacatcctgaaaactcttgggttctgcaatccaaacacatgcaaatggtcaattttgggttttttctgaaacaatttaaagtatggggttgtacctattgtttgatgaaagagc
This region includes:
- the LOC114605994 gene encoding uncharacterized protein LOC114605994, with translation MSTHSSHQRTQKGQNPFKGMECGKSFSFNATLRTHQRTHRERKRFKCRECGKNFCHSGHLNIHQRTHTGEKPYKCMECGKSFSDSGTLRRHQRTHTGEKPFKCMECEKSFSDSGKLRSHERTHTGEKPYECMECGKVFSQNGSLRSHQRTHTGEKPFKCMECGKSFNQSGNLRNHQRTHTGEKPFKCMECGKSFSDNGNLRNHERIHTGEKPYKCIDCGKRFSDNGNLKKHQRSHTGMKPFKCMECGKGFSQSGDLRNHQRTHTGEKPYKCMEECGKSFSQNGNLKLHQKTHTGEKPYECMECGKNFSQRAHLKLHAQTHKEEKPFKCMECGKSFRRRDTLRIHQQTHTGEKPFKCVECGKSFSSNTTLRSHQRTHTGEKPYECMECGKSFSYDAVLRSHQRTHTGEKPYECMECGKTFSRIGNLRIHQRTHTGEKPFKCMECGKSFSDSGTLRIHQRTHTGEKPFKCMACGKSFSDSGSLRKHQNIHTGEKPFKCMECGKSFSFSSNLRQHQLTHTGEKPFKCMECGKSFSQNAHLTLHNQTHTGEKPFRCMECGKSFIQIGNLRIHQRTHTGEKPYTCMECGKSFSHDAGLRSHQRTHTGEKPFKCMVCGTSFSYGGSLRSHQRTHTGEKPFKCMECGKSFSYDAGLRQHQRTHTGEKPFKCMECGKSFSFNSNLRQHQLTHTGEKPFKCMECGKSFSDSGSLRTHQRTHTGEKPFKCMECGKSFIQIGNLRIHQRTHTGEKPFKCMECGKSFIRIGHLRIHQRTHTGQKPYKCIECGKNFSQSAHLRQHQRTHTGEKPFKCMECGKNFSQNGNLRTHQQTHRAENV